In Anopheles cruzii unplaced genomic scaffold, idAnoCruzAS_RS32_06 scaffold00704_ctg1, whole genome shotgun sequence, the DNA window TTGGAGGCTGatatatcgtttgtttcgtgccgtctggcaccgcAGTAATGTCGAAATTGTTTTCGAACGCTACTGTCACAGTTCGAATATTTGGTGATTGAGTGTAggaacaaaaagcaaaacaagaaaatgtcTCCACATTCAGTTGGAGAGTTGCTATGCGAAACGAAGCGCGttcgttttccatcaaaacaGCGGTAAACACAGTTGGGGGTGTACGCAGTAGCTCTTTAGAAATCGGTGTCTTTCCTGTGCCTGCTTTGCCTGTGCCTGCTTTGTCTTGTTTTTCGAAGAAGGTAGGCCATAAAAATTCCGAAGTGACTATAAACTGCGTGGCAGCGCAATAGTATTCTTGAACAGTTTAAAGCCATTATACGTGCTTCGTATCGTTTCTTCTAACTTAGTAAAGACAAAGGCAGCGAGTATAGCTCGAGGTTAATAACCTAAAGACTGCTCAGTAAAGTGAACAGGACAAGCAGAGAGCAATTTTCTTCTCGGAATTTGATCGTAAGTAAGAAAGACTGTATTGCAGCTTACATTAGACTAAGAGCTAGAGCTGGTTCGTTTCTGGCGAGCAGAGAGCCAAGCTCGAGTTTTCTAACAATGGCTGCCGGAATGCATTCCAAATGATGTCATCCAGGGTTCCGtcgcttcttctttttgccctTATGCTTTGCCCTTATGCTTTGCTTGCATGCTGACGGATTTGCAGTCGGATCAGACGCTAGGAATTGAAACCGTTCACCGGATCATCAGACGCCGAACGATCGGTAAGCTGCAAGCATGTCGCAATCTAAACATACGGCTGCAGGCGATTCCGGTAACGACGGGGGACCGTTAGACCACCAGGACAATGTTCAGCATACGGCCGGATTTACCAGGCGTCAGCAGTTTCCGATGCCTGAgccggacgatgatgacgacttTGAGGACAGTGGCGAAGGTTAGTGCGCAAACATCGTCGGACCGATGGTTTGGTGCTCAGCTCTCCGGTTGttggtaattttttttccggttcatttttgttgttgttgctccgaCCGCTGATGGCTGTAGGTACGGATGACGCAACCGAAGACGAGTATGCCAGCAGTCAACACCTGGAAATAAAGGAACAGATGTATCAAGACAAACTAGCTAACTTGAAAAAGCAAGTTCAAGAGGTTAAACATCAAACGCATGCGGAGTACATGAGGCGTTTGCGGTTTCTACAGGATGAGCTAGAAGATCGCTTGGTGCTGAACGACTGCTCGCAGGACTACCAAACTAGCTGCGCTGAGCGGGACTGCATTCTGGAGAAGAACGCCGCCTCCAAGGAGTACgaagagaagaaaacggaGCTTAAGGAGAATGTTGTGAACGATCTGGAGGACAGGAAGAAGATGATCGAGCACGAGTTCTCGACGATGGAACTAAATAGCGACTCCATCGACGTTAAGCCGACTGTGACGCGCAAGCTGCGCCGCCGTCCAAACGAACC includes these proteins:
- the LOC128276187 gene encoding sin3 histone deacetylase corepressor complex component SDS3-like; amino-acid sequence: MSQSKHTAAGDSGNDGGPLDHQDNVQHTAGFTRRQQFPMPEPDDDDDFEDSGEGTDDATEDEYASSQHLEIKEQMYQDKLANLKKQVQEVKHQTHAEYMRRLRFLQDELEDRLVLNDCSQDYQTSCAERDCILEKNAASKEYEEKKTELKENVVNDLEDRKKMIEHEFSTMELNSDSIDVKPTVTRKLRRRPNEPLPVPEKRRKPTTGQLIFLLDDKEVENDLKLISRGKPISGRLHQANGGATSGGASNSGASGSGGTGTSGSNISSSGTNSSGAGSHQPLMETRIEDGKLLHERRWFHRGQPVFVEGKDLSRFSANISAIGSEAIWVKKTLDGQKVRIFLSHLRRNKVSIKRRAN